One part of the Solanum dulcamara chromosome 3, daSolDulc1.2, whole genome shotgun sequence genome encodes these proteins:
- the LOC129882173 gene encoding short-chain dehydrogenase TIC 32, chloroplastic: MGLMEALIFLCKGQFWRMAVIWTLSLFLSHFHLFSQTHFSRKSKLYDPSSSTSSFNAAIRKPICIITGATSGLGAAVSYALAKEGYYVVLAGRSLHSLSKIVSEIEEQIDDACVKAFQVDLSSYKSILSFKHSLQQWLLDSDLHCSVQLLINNAGILGTSYRITTEQCDQMMSTNYIGPFCLTKLLLPLLEQSPIPSRVVNVTSFTHRNVSSMEVTRETISGRHFSKLSSYPFAHLYEYSKLCLLLFTYELHRQVGLVEKSHSVSVIAADPGVVKTNIMREIPSCLSLLAFYVLKLLGLLQSPEEGIGSVLDAVHAPPETSGVYFFGGNGSTLRSSRLSYDSKLAKDLWDASSQIFLEHQLASQDTT; this comes from the exons ATGGGGTTAATGGAGGCTTTAATCTTTCTATGCAAAGGACAGTTCTGGAGAATGGCTGTTATTTggactctctctctcttcttatCTCACTTTCACCTCTTTTCCCAAACCCATTTCTCGCGTAAATCCAAATTATATGATCCTTCTTCATCTACATCATCATTTAATGCTGCTATCAGAAAGCCAATCTGCATAATTACAGGT GCCACATCTGGTTTGGGTGCTGCTGTTTCCTATGCCCTTGCTAAAGAAGGCTATTACGTTGTTCTTG CTGGAAGGTCATTGCACTCATTGTCAAAG ATTGTGTCTGAAATCGAAGAACAGATAGATGATGCTTGTGTAAAAGCTTTTCAGGTTGATTTGTCATCATACAAGTCAATCTTGAGCTTCAAACACTCCCTTCAACAGTGGCTTTTGGACTCAGATTTGCATTGCTCTGTCCAGCTCTTAATAAATAATGCTGGAATCCTTGGGACATCATACAGAATCACTACAGAACAATGTGATCA GATGATGTCAACGAATTATATTGGTCCATTTTGTCTTACAAAACTGCTTTTGCCGCTTCTAGAACAGAGCCCTATCCCTTCTCGTGTTGTTAATGTTACATCATTCACTCATCGGAATG TGTCTAGCATGGAGGTCACCAGGGAAACAATATCTGGGCggcatttttcaaaattaagttCCTATCCATTTGCTCATTTATATGAGTACTCCAAAT TATGCCTTCTGCTCTTCACCTATGAGCTTCATCGGCAAGTTGGTCTAGTGGAGAAATCACACAGTGTCTCTGTCAT TGCTGCAGATCCTGGAGTGGTGAAAACCAACATTATGCGAGAAATTCCTTCATGCCTCTCATTGTTGGCTTTCTATGTTTTGAAACTTTTGGGGCTTTTGCAGTCTCCCGAAGAAGGAATTGGCTCTGTTCTAGATGCAGTACATGCGCCACCA GAAACCTCGGGAGTATACTTCTTCGGAGGAAATGGTAGTACTCTAAGATCTTCTCGGCTTTCTTATGACTCCAAACTCGCAAAGGATCTCTGGGATGCTTCATCTCAAATTTTCCTTGAGCATCAGCTTGCTTCCCAGGATACAACTTGA